Proteins encoded within one genomic window of Halorussus salilacus:
- a CDS encoding 3-hydroxyacyl-CoA dehydrogenase/enoyl-CoA hydratase family protein, with protein sequence MEVEDINTIAVLGAGNMGHGIAEVAALSGFDVNLRDIKEEFVQNGYDQIEWSLGKLAEKDQISDEEADDALARVTPLVDFEDAVSEADFVIEAVPEKMDIKKDVYTELEEYAPDRAVFATNTSSLSVTELSEVTERPERFCGMHFFNPPVRMQLVEVISGAHTDGEVLDLTEDLAEAMGKTPVRVRKDSPGFIVNRVLVPLMNEAAWMVESGEYTVAEVDSATKFDMGLPMGSFELADQVGIDVGYHVLDYMHDVLGEAYEPCPLLVEKVEDETLGKKTGEGFYDYEDGGVDIPTDAGSEDAVLRLQAVMANEVAKLIENDVADADAIDEAVMLGAGFPDGPARLADDAGLDSLVETLDDLREETDANRYEVADYLREAAEEGGFYGDASGASGADGEGTYDYDTIRVEKPGEMVGEVVLDRPHRMNTVSEQLLDELADAVDALTEDDDVRALLLVGEGDRAFSAGADVQSMAAGGGDPLTAVELSKKGQDTFGKLEACPMPVVAAVDGYCLGGGMEMATCADMRIATDRSEFGQPEHDLGLLPGWGGTQRLKHVVGEGRAKEIIFTADRFEAETMAEYGFVNEVVSPDEFDDRAFELAADLAGGPPIAQKYTKRAMLAGRDDTDAGLAVESQAFGHLMNTDDLMEGITAFMGDGEPEFEGK encoded by the coding sequence ATGGAAGTCGAAGATATCAACACCATCGCGGTTCTCGGCGCGGGCAACATGGGCCACGGCATCGCGGAGGTCGCGGCCCTCTCGGGGTTCGACGTGAACCTCCGGGACATAAAGGAGGAGTTCGTCCAGAACGGCTACGACCAGATCGAGTGGAGCCTCGGCAAGCTCGCCGAGAAGGACCAGATAAGCGACGAGGAGGCCGACGACGCCTTAGCGCGCGTGACCCCCCTCGTGGACTTCGAGGACGCCGTCTCCGAGGCCGACTTCGTTATCGAGGCGGTACCCGAGAAGATGGACATCAAGAAGGACGTGTACACCGAACTGGAGGAGTACGCGCCCGACCGGGCGGTCTTCGCCACCAACACCTCCAGCCTCTCGGTGACCGAGCTCTCGGAAGTCACCGAGCGTCCCGAGCGGTTCTGCGGGATGCACTTCTTCAATCCCCCGGTCCGGATGCAACTCGTCGAGGTCATCTCCGGGGCCCACACCGACGGCGAGGTGCTCGACCTCACCGAGGACCTCGCGGAGGCGATGGGCAAGACGCCGGTCCGCGTCCGGAAGGACAGCCCCGGCTTCATCGTGAACCGCGTGCTCGTTCCCCTGATGAACGAGGCGGCGTGGATGGTCGAGTCGGGCGAGTACACCGTCGCCGAGGTCGATAGCGCGACCAAGTTCGACATGGGCCTCCCGATGGGGAGCTTCGAACTCGCCGACCAGGTCGGCATCGACGTGGGATATCACGTCCTCGATTACATGCACGACGTGCTGGGCGAGGCCTACGAACCCTGCCCGCTCCTCGTGGAGAAGGTCGAAGACGAGACGCTCGGCAAGAAGACCGGCGAGGGCTTCTACGACTACGAAGACGGCGGCGTCGACATCCCCACGGACGCCGGGAGCGAGGACGCGGTGCTCCGGCTTCAGGCCGTGATGGCCAACGAGGTCGCCAAACTCATCGAGAACGACGTGGCCGACGCCGACGCCATCGACGAGGCGGTCATGCTCGGCGCTGGCTTCCCCGACGGCCCCGCGAGGCTCGCAGACGACGCGGGCCTCGATTCGCTGGTCGAGACCCTCGACGACCTCCGCGAGGAGACCGATGCCAACCGATACGAGGTCGCCGACTACCTCCGGGAGGCCGCCGAGGAGGGCGGCTTCTACGGCGACGCGAGCGGTGCGAGCGGAGCCGACGGCGAGGGCACTTACGACTACGACACCATCCGCGTCGAGAAGCCCGGCGAGATGGTCGGCGAGGTCGTCCTCGACCGCCCCCACCGGATGAACACCGTCAGCGAGCAACTGTTAGACGAACTCGCCGACGCCGTCGACGCCCTCACGGAGGACGACGACGTGCGCGCGCTCCTGCTCGTCGGCGAGGGCGACCGGGCCTTCTCGGCGGGTGCCGACGTCCAGAGCATGGCCGCTGGCGGGGGCGACCCCCTCACCGCGGTCGAACTCTCGAAGAAGGGCCAAGACACCTTCGGCAAGCTCGAAGCCTGCCCGATGCCGGTCGTCGCGGCCGTCGACGGCTACTGTCTGGGCGGCGGGATGGAGATGGCGACCTGCGCCGACATGCGAATCGCCACCGACCGCTCGGAGTTCGGCCAGCCCGAGCACGACCTCGGGCTCCTGCCCGGCTGGGGCGGCACCCAGCGCCTGAAGCACGTCGTCGGCGAGGGCCGCGCCAAGGAGATCATCTTCACCGCCGACCGCTTCGAGGCCGAGACGATGGCAGAGTACGGCTTCGTCAACGAGGTCGTCTCTCCCGACGAGTTCGACGACCGGGCGTTCGAACTCGCGGCCGACCTCGCTGGCGGACCGCCCATCGCCCAGAAGTACACCAAGCGCGCGATGCTCGCGGGCCGCGACGACACCGACGCGGGGCTTGCGGTCGAATCCCAGGCGTTCGGCCACCTCATGAACACCGACGACCTGATGGAGGGCATCACGGCGTTCATGGGCGACGGTGAGCCCGAGTTCGAGGGGAAGTGA
- a CDS encoding acyl-CoA dehydrogenase family protein produces the protein MDFGLSDEQQAIRDEVRKFAENEIVPVAKEYDVEEKYPWDVMDQAAEMGLLGAHIPLEYGGAGYSNLESAIITEELFAADPGIGLCITSAAFGADAIMEFGTDDQKERFLTPVAEGEAIMGAAISEPDTGSDVSSVSTRAEKDGDEWVINGNKMWITNGSVGDYFVVLCQTDPDAEGRYNGFSQIVVESDRDGFEAEKITGKLGIRASDTAELILDDVRVPEENLVGTRGMGFLQQMQFFDETRTAVAAQGVGIAKGASEAALKYAQEREQFDRPISEFQAIQHKLADMHTTTEAARNLTYKAAWNVDQGEDITKLASMAKEYASRVAVDVADEAVQIHGGAGYVNDFPVERFYRDAKITQIYEGTTEIQKNIIARELLGKGF, from the coding sequence ATGGACTTCGGACTATCAGACGAGCAGCAAGCGATTCGCGACGAGGTGCGGAAGTTCGCCGAGAACGAGATCGTCCCGGTGGCCAAGGAGTACGACGTAGAGGAGAAGTACCCGTGGGACGTCATGGACCAGGCCGCCGAGATGGGGCTTCTGGGGGCCCACATCCCGCTGGAGTACGGCGGCGCTGGCTACAGCAACCTCGAATCCGCCATCATCACCGAGGAGCTGTTCGCCGCCGACCCCGGCATCGGCCTCTGTATCACCTCCGCGGCGTTCGGCGCAGACGCCATCATGGAGTTCGGGACCGACGACCAGAAAGAGCGGTTCCTGACGCCGGTCGCGGAGGGCGAGGCCATCATGGGCGCGGCCATCTCCGAACCCGACACCGGGTCGGACGTCTCCTCGGTGTCGACCCGCGCCGAGAAGGACGGCGACGAGTGGGTGATAAACGGCAACAAGATGTGGATCACCAACGGCTCGGTCGGCGACTACTTCGTCGTCCTGTGCCAGACCGACCCCGACGCCGAGGGCCGATACAACGGCTTCTCCCAGATCGTGGTCGAGTCCGACCGCGACGGCTTCGAGGCCGAGAAGATCACGGGCAAACTCGGCATCCGGGCGAGTGACACCGCCGAGCTCATCCTCGACGACGTCCGCGTCCCCGAGGAGAACCTCGTCGGCACCCGCGGGATGGGCTTCCTCCAGCAGATGCAGTTCTTCGACGAGACCCGGACGGCGGTCGCCGCCCAGGGCGTCGGCATCGCGAAGGGCGCGAGCGAGGCCGCCCTGAAGTACGCTCAGGAGCGCGAGCAGTTCGACCGCCCCATCTCGGAGTTCCAGGCCATCCAGCACAAGCTCGCCGACATGCACACCACGACCGAGGCCGCCCGAAATCTGACCTACAAGGCGGCGTGGAACGTCGACCAAGGCGAGGACATCACGAAGCTCGCGAGCATGGCCAAGGAGTACGCCTCCCGCGTGGCGGTCGACGTGGCCGACGAGGCGGTCCAAATCCACGGCGGCGCGGGCTACGTCAACGACTTCCCGGTCGAGCGGTTCTACCGCGACGCCAAGATCACCCAGATTTACGAGGGGACGACCGAGATTCAGAAGAACATCATCGCCCGCGAACTGCTCGGCAAGGGCTTCTAA
- a CDS encoding dipeptidase, giving the protein MTTSGTPVFDGHNDTLLDLLRADRGGGRSFFERGDAGHVDLPRAREGDFAGGLFAVFVPNEDLDYEWEETDEGRRMPLAPAVAHDRAKEFTYDALALLYRLEAQSDGALRVVGNADDLEAAVAEEGTVAAVPHLEGAEAVAPDRSNLDFLYAAGVRSVGLVWSRPNEFGHGVPFEYPGTPDTGPGLTDAGRDLVRACNDRGILVDLAHLNAAGFRDVAEISSAPLVVSHAGVHELCPTSRNLTDDQLDAVADSGGVVGITFAVTSLREDGRKETDTPISTLVDHVEYVADRVGVDHVALGSDFDGATILDSVGDVTGLPDVVAELRNRGFDAHEIRKIARGNWLRVIRETWE; this is encoded by the coding sequence ATGACGACCTCCGGAACCCCCGTCTTCGACGGCCACAACGACACACTGCTCGACCTCCTTCGCGCCGACCGCGGCGGCGGTCGCTCCTTCTTCGAGCGCGGCGACGCGGGCCACGTCGACCTGCCCCGCGCCCGCGAGGGGGACTTTGCGGGCGGTCTGTTCGCCGTCTTCGTCCCGAACGAGGACCTCGATTACGAGTGGGAGGAGACCGACGAGGGCAGACGGATGCCCCTCGCGCCCGCAGTCGCCCACGACCGCGCGAAGGAATTTACCTACGACGCGCTCGCGCTCCTCTACCGGCTCGAAGCCCAGTCCGACGGCGCGCTCCGGGTCGTCGGCAACGCCGACGACCTCGAAGCCGCGGTCGCCGAGGAGGGGACCGTCGCCGCGGTCCCGCACCTCGAAGGGGCCGAGGCGGTCGCCCCGGACCGCTCGAACCTCGATTTCCTCTACGCCGCCGGGGTCCGGTCGGTCGGCCTCGTCTGGAGCCGCCCGAACGAGTTCGGCCACGGCGTCCCCTTCGAGTACCCCGGCACGCCCGACACGGGCCCGGGCCTCACCGACGCGGGCCGGGACCTCGTTCGGGCCTGTAACGACCGGGGCATCCTCGTGGATCTCGCGCACCTCAACGCCGCGGGCTTCCGTGACGTGGCCGAGATTTCGAGCGCACCCCTCGTGGTGAGCCACGCCGGGGTCCACGAACTCTGTCCCACCAGTCGGAACCTCACCGACGACCAGCTCGACGCGGTGGCCGACTCGGGCGGCGTGGTCGGCATCACCTTCGCCGTCACGTCGCTGCGCGAGGACGGCCGGAAGGAGACCGACACGCCGATTTCGACCCTCGTCGACCACGTCGAGTACGTCGCCGACCGGGTCGGGGTCGACCACGTCGCGCTCGGGTCCGACTTCGACGGTGCGACCATCCTCGACTCGGTGGGCGACGTGACTGGGCTTCCCGATGTGGTCGCAGAACTTCGAAACAGGGGGTTCGACGCGCACGAGATTCGAAAGATAGCGCGCGGGAACTGGCTGCGCGTGATTCGGGAGACGTGGGAGTAG
- a CDS encoding LSM domain-containing protein, with amino-acid sequence MSGRPLDVLEASLDEEVTVRLKGGEEFVGTLTGYDQHMNLVLEDTEDEDTTIIRGDNLVSINP; translated from the coding sequence ATGAGTGGACGACCGCTCGACGTACTGGAGGCCTCCCTCGACGAGGAGGTCACGGTGCGCTTGAAAGGCGGCGAGGAGTTCGTCGGTACGCTGACCGGCTACGACCAGCACATGAACCTCGTTCTGGAGGACACCGAGGACGAAGACACAACGATTATACGCGGCGATAACCTCGTATCGATCAACCCATGA
- a CDS encoding NAD(P)/FAD-dependent oxidoreductase, with translation MKRVDVAIVGGGPAGTAAAREAALAGADALLVEKGVPRNDREELGPDSTDAAGMLDYWVDILDIPFEEIPDDVVLRTLDRTEFYGPNESCVMENTGIESSYDEGFGFTFHRARMDDWFRERAETAGAEYRVGVSVTDVESDLTGGHTHRLVLSDGEEVEAEYLVLADGPQRQVTMRVLDRLTPDDRPISAVLSPDRANHIAYQEYREFPEELFDPEALKFWWGVMPGETAYPWIFPNDGTVARVGLTMPIGMDIDAVADREKYDLLRPEDDRIPRGGEYIERLLEREYGDEYDLADFPLVEDRGKSGGTETYPISSTRPIDSPTKAGIAVVGGAMGTTSAFHEGGYHVAARTGKIAGELAATGRLEAYNDRWKDAIGEEILRNVTFADLVSDYRPDDWDRTFSMASDILADEGEGRLLKYRLSSGIRGAKLVTKYKMTKRKYRNGKYVQFREDDYEV, from the coding sequence ATGAAGCGAGTCGACGTCGCCATCGTCGGCGGCGGGCCCGCAGGGACCGCCGCCGCGCGGGAGGCGGCCCTAGCGGGTGCCGACGCCCTCCTCGTCGAGAAGGGAGTTCCCCGAAACGACCGCGAGGAGCTGGGACCGGACTCGACCGACGCCGCCGGGATGCTCGACTACTGGGTGGACATCCTCGACATCCCCTTCGAGGAGATTCCCGACGACGTGGTCCTCCGGACGCTCGACCGGACCGAGTTCTACGGTCCCAACGAGTCGTGCGTGATGGAGAACACCGGCATCGAGTCCTCCTACGACGAGGGGTTCGGGTTCACCTTCCACCGCGCCCGGATGGACGACTGGTTCCGCGAGCGCGCCGAGACCGCGGGCGCGGAGTACCGCGTCGGCGTCTCGGTCACCGACGTGGAGTCGGACCTGACCGGCGGGCACACCCACCGGCTCGTCCTCTCGGACGGCGAGGAGGTCGAGGCCGAGTACCTGGTGCTGGCCGACGGCCCACAGCGACAGGTCACGATGCGAGTCCTCGACCGGCTCACGCCCGACGACCGGCCCATCTCGGCGGTGCTGAGCCCCGACCGCGCGAACCACATCGCCTATCAGGAGTACCGGGAGTTCCCCGAGGAACTGTTCGACCCCGAGGCGCTGAAGTTCTGGTGGGGCGTGATGCCCGGCGAGACCGCCTATCCGTGGATATTCCCGAACGACGGCACGGTCGCGCGGGTCGGGCTGACGATGCCCATCGGGATGGACATCGACGCGGTCGCCGACCGCGAGAAGTACGACCTCCTCCGGCCCGAGGACGACCGAATCCCGCGGGGCGGCGAGTACATCGAGCGCCTGCTCGAACGCGAGTACGGCGACGAGTACGACCTCGCCGACTTCCCCCTCGTCGAGGACCGCGGCAAGAGCGGCGGGACCGAGACCTACCCCATCTCCTCGACCCGTCCCATCGACTCGCCGACGAAGGCGGGCATCGCGGTGGTCGGCGGCGCGATGGGCACGACCTCGGCGTTCCACGAGGGCGGCTACCACGTCGCGGCCCGGACCGGCAAGATCGCGGGCGAACTCGCCGCCACGGGGCGACTGGAGGCGTACAACGACCGCTGGAAGGACGCCATCGGGGAGGAGATACTCCGGAACGTCACCTTCGCCGACCTCGTCTCCGACTACCGCCCCGACGACTGGGACCGGACGTTCTCGATGGCAAGCGACATCCTCGCCGACGAGGGCGAGGGCCGACTGCTCAAGTACCGGCTCTCGTCGGGCATCCGGGGCGCGAAGCTGGTCACGAAGTACAAGATGACCAAGCGCAAGTACCGGAACGGCAAGTACGTCCAGTTCCGGGAAGACGACTACGAGGTCTGA
- a CDS encoding 50S ribosomal protein L37e, which translates to MTGAGTPSQGKKNTTTHTKCRRCGEKSYHVKKKECSSCGFGKSKKRREYEWQSKAGE; encoded by the coding sequence ATGACTGGCGCAGGCACCCCGAGCCAGGGGAAGAAGAACACGACGACCCACACGAAGTGTCGTCGCTGCGGCGAGAAGTCGTATCACGTCAAAAAGAAGGAGTGCTCGTCCTGCGGCTTCGGCAAGTCGAAAAAGCGCCGCGAGTACGAGTGGCAGAGCAAGGCTGGCGAGTAG
- a CDS encoding amidohydrolase — MQAIVNGTVHTVTERGTVERGTVVFEAGGASSPRRGDDAGGEIIAVGPADEVEVPDDAEVFDAEGSHVTPGLVEAHSHAGMAEWGEPEDGDFNEVSDPVTPHVNALDGFHPRDEELRKAFRGGVTTVSARMGSANVVGGIICSMKTYGTVADEMLIREDGMKAAFGENPKRFHGDEKDRQPSTRPGVAATLRQALMDAEDYVERREHAREEGDPFERDLGMENLARVVEGDLPLRVHAHRADDIATVFRIADEFGIEDLSIEHATEGHVVAEEFVERDVPAVVGPSISSASKYELRNITFETPGILHEAGVKVAIQTDAPVLPQEHLDVCVGLAVREGLPEEVALRTVTRNPAEILGIEDRVGTLEPGTDADLVVWDGPMFELASDARQVFVEGQRVYDSDRDDVDPREDYAW; from the coding sequence ATGCAAGCGATTGTCAACGGAACGGTTCACACGGTAACCGAACGGGGGACCGTCGAGCGCGGAACGGTCGTCTTCGAGGCGGGCGGGGCGTCGTCGCCTCGCCGAGGCGACGACGCCGGGGGCGAGATAATCGCGGTCGGCCCGGCCGACGAGGTCGAGGTCCCCGACGACGCCGAGGTGTTCGACGCCGAGGGGTCCCACGTCACGCCCGGACTGGTCGAGGCCCACAGCCACGCCGGGATGGCCGAGTGGGGCGAACCCGAGGACGGCGACTTCAACGAGGTCTCGGACCCCGTGACGCCGCACGTCAACGCGCTCGACGGCTTCCACCCGCGCGACGAGGAACTCCGGAAGGCGTTCCGCGGCGGGGTGACGACGGTCAGCGCCCGGATGGGGAGCGCGAACGTCGTCGGAGGCATCATCTGCTCGATGAAGACCTACGGCACGGTCGCCGACGAGATGCTGATTCGGGAGGACGGGATGAAGGCCGCGTTCGGCGAGAACCCCAAGCGGTTCCACGGCGACGAGAAGGACCGCCAGCCCTCGACCCGGCCCGGCGTCGCCGCGACCCTCCGACAGGCGCTGATGGACGCCGAGGACTACGTCGAGCGCCGCGAGCACGCCCGCGAGGAGGGCGACCCCTTCGAGCGCGACCTGGGGATGGAGAACCTCGCGCGCGTCGTGGAGGGCGACCTCCCCCTCCGGGTCCACGCCCACCGCGCCGACGACATCGCGACCGTGTTCCGCATCGCCGACGAGTTCGGCATCGAGGACCTCTCCATCGAGCACGCCACCGAGGGCCACGTCGTCGCCGAGGAGTTCGTCGAGCGCGACGTGCCCGCGGTCGTGGGGCCGTCCATCTCGTCGGCCAGCAAGTACGAACTCCGCAACATCACCTTCGAGACGCCGGGTATCCTCCACGAGGCCGGAGTGAAAGTCGCCATCCAGACCGATGCCCCCGTGCTACCGCAGGAGCATCTGGACGTGTGCGTCGGCCTCGCGGTCCGGGAGGGCCTGCCCGAGGAGGTCGCGCTCCGGACCGTCACGCGCAACCCCGCCGAGATTCTGGGCATCGAAGACCGCGTAGGAACGCTCGAACCCGGCACCGACGCCGACCTCGTGGTGTGGGACGGGCCGATGTTCGAACTCGCCTCGGACGCCCGGCAGGTGTTCGTGGAAGGCCAGCGCGTCTACGACAGCGACCGTGACGACGTGGACCCGCGAGAGGACTACGCCTGGTAA
- the purF gene encoding amidophosphoribosyltransferase, whose product MPDGRDAARGGPTDDDRSGPTDNALSGPTEKCGVVGVSLRERDAARPLYYSLYALQHRGQESAGIVTHDGFQQHSHVEMGLVGDAFDEDDIESLRGSAGIGHVRYPTAGSVDKSCAQPFTVSFKSGALGLSHNGNLVNADEVRDRLAAQGHAFTSDGDTEVIAHDLARNLLDADLVEAVEQTMSRIHGSYSLTITHDDTVLGVRDPEGNRPLCIGELEDGYVIASESAAIDTLDGDLVRDVRPGELVVLEPGGEGFESYQLFERENTAHCFFEHVYFARPDSVIDDELVYEVRRNLGEKLWEEGGIDTDVVMPVPDSGRAFAGGYAEAAQEDGANVEFAEGLMKNRYVGRTFIMPTQDERERAVRLKLNPIKSTVEGKTVTLIDDSIVRGTTSTQLVALLKDCGAEAVHMRIGAPPIVAPCYMGIDMATREELIAAGQSTEEIRDAIDADSLAYLSTEAVADALGKSRADLCLGCVTGEYPYDVEGEATDREVTRPEVGEVAPADD is encoded by the coding sequence ATGCCAGACGGCCGGGACGCGGCCCGCGGTGGTCCGACCGACGACGACCGCTCGGGTCCGACCGACAACGCCCTTTCGGGGCCGACCGAGAAGTGCGGCGTCGTGGGCGTCTCGCTCCGCGAGCGAGACGCCGCGCGACCCCTCTACTACTCGCTGTACGCCCTCCAGCACCGCGGGCAGGAGTCGGCGGGAATCGTCACCCACGACGGGTTCCAGCAACACAGCCACGTCGAGATGGGCCTCGTCGGTGACGCCTTCGACGAGGACGACATCGAGTCCCTGCGCGGGAGCGCGGGCATCGGCCACGTCCGGTACCCGACCGCCGGGAGCGTGGACAAGTCCTGCGCCCAGCCGTTCACCGTCTCGTTCAAGAGCGGCGCGCTCGGCCTGAGCCACAACGGCAACCTCGTCAACGCCGACGAGGTCCGGGACCGCCTCGCCGCGCAGGGCCACGCGTTCACGTCGGACGGCGACACCGAGGTCATCGCCCACGACCTCGCGCGCAACCTCCTCGACGCCGACCTCGTGGAGGCGGTCGAGCAGACCATGAGCCGCATCCACGGCTCCTACTCGCTGACCATCACCCACGACGACACCGTTCTGGGCGTTCGGGACCCCGAGGGCAACCGCCCGCTGTGCATCGGGGAACTGGAGGACGGCTACGTCATCGCCAGCGAGTCGGCGGCCATCGACACCCTCGACGGCGACCTCGTCCGGGACGTTCGCCCCGGCGAACTCGTCGTCCTCGAACCCGGCGGTGAGGGGTTCGAGTCCTACCAGCTGTTCGAGCGCGAGAACACCGCCCACTGCTTCTTCGAGCACGTCTACTTCGCCCGGCCCGACAGCGTCATCGACGACGAACTCGTCTACGAGGTCCGGCGGAACCTCGGCGAGAAGCTCTGGGAGGAGGGGGGCATCGACACCGACGTGGTGATGCCGGTGCCCGACTCCGGGCGGGCGTTCGCGGGCGGGTACGCGGAAGCGGCCCAAGAGGACGGCGCAAACGTCGAGTTCGCCGAGGGCCTGATGAAGAACCGGTACGTCGGCCGGACGTTCATCATGCCCACGCAGGACGAGCGCGAGCGCGCGGTCCGGCTCAAGCTCAACCCCATCAAGTCCACGGTCGAGGGCAAGACGGTCACCCTCATCGACGACTCCATCGTCCGCGGGACCACCTCGACCCAGCTGGTCGCGCTGCTCAAGGACTGCGGCGCGGAGGCGGTCCACATGCGGATCGGCGCGCCGCCCATCGTCGCGCCCTGCTACATGGGCATCGACATGGCGACCCGCGAGGAGCTCATCGCGGCGGGGCAGTCCACCGAGGAGATTCGGGACGCCATCGACGCCGACAGCCTCGCGTACCTCTCGACCGAGGCGGTCGCCGACGCGCTCGGCAAGTCGCGCGCCGACCTCTGTCTGGGCTGTGTCACCGGCGAGTACCCCTACGACGTCGAGGGCGAGGCGACCGACCGCGAGGTGACCCGCCCCGAGGTCGGCGAGGTCGCGCCCGCCGACGACTGA
- a CDS encoding serine hydrolase domain-containing protein: MDRVRLLLTVCTVLVLVGAQAGAGFAPGPQDDRGVDSREEVEEFVDDRMAEDLRDHDVSGATVAVVKDDELLFAEGYGYADRRNRTPVDPNHTLFRVGSVSKLFAWTAVMQGVEDGRLDRDADVNRYLDEVEVPDAYDRPVTLDHLATHTAGFEEQYRGTFVESPEDVRPLGEALRDGPARVRPPGEVTSYSNYGAALAGHVAARQSDAPTFGAHVDRRIFGPLEMDDSTFAQPVPADLRANLSAGYRYEDGEFRRGEFETVGIPPAGSASATATDMSKFMRAHLNEGQYGDSRVLSATSTREMHRQQFANHPDLNGVAFGFYEQSRNGERIIGHGGDTELFHSGLWLFPERDLGVFVSYNSPGGAAAREDFFDSFVDEFYPAEGSEATDPPVADASGEPPALSAFEGVYRQTRMPYTSYEKVGALGADFRVRADGDALAVSLPGQEPARWVRTGPTTFEEVDGDGELGFRVEDGEVTYLFFDRAPVQSFERLAWWQATPVQLGLLGAALALFATAVVAWPVLTLRRAWKRGPPAPEGPRTARMLAGFAGLLGLGFVAGFAGVIATDQSVILYGSALLDALLVLPAFVAVAALGAVALALLAWRERYWGLLGRVHYALLAVALVVFCWQLYHWNLLGGAL, translated from the coding sequence ATGGACCGAGTCAGACTGCTCCTGACGGTCTGTACCGTCCTCGTTCTCGTCGGCGCGCAGGCCGGGGCCGGATTCGCGCCCGGCCCACAGGACGACCGGGGCGTCGACTCCCGCGAGGAGGTCGAGGAGTTCGTGGACGACCGAATGGCCGAGGACCTCCGGGACCACGACGTCTCGGGCGCGACCGTGGCGGTCGTGAAGGACGACGAACTCCTGTTCGCCGAGGGGTACGGCTACGCAGACCGGCGGAACCGGACGCCGGTCGACCCGAACCACACCCTGTTCCGGGTCGGGTCGGTCTCGAAGCTGTTCGCCTGGACCGCCGTCATGCAGGGGGTCGAGGACGGGCGGCTCGACCGGGACGCCGACGTGAACCGGTACCTCGACGAGGTCGAGGTGCCAGACGCCTACGACCGGCCGGTCACGCTCGACCACCTCGCGACCCACACCGCGGGCTTCGAGGAGCAGTACCGGGGCACGTTCGTCGAGTCGCCCGAGGACGTGCGACCGCTCGGGGAGGCCCTGCGGGACGGTCCGGCCCGCGTCCGCCCGCCCGGGGAGGTCACGAGCTACTCGAACTACGGCGCGGCGCTGGCCGGACACGTCGCCGCCCGGCAGTCGGACGCCCCGACCTTCGGCGCGCACGTCGACCGGCGGATCTTCGGCCCGCTGGAGATGGACGACAGCACCTTCGCCCAGCCCGTACCCGCCGACCTCCGGGCGAACCTCTCGGCGGGCTACCGGTACGAGGACGGCGAGTTCCGGCGCGGCGAGTTCGAGACCGTCGGCATCCCGCCCGCGGGGTCGGCGAGCGCCACGGCGACCGACATGTCGAAGTTCATGCGCGCCCACCTGAACGAGGGCCAGTACGGCGACTCGCGGGTCCTCTCGGCGACCTCGACCCGCGAGATGCACCGCCAGCAGTTCGCCAACCACCCCGACCTGAACGGGGTGGCGTTCGGCTTCTACGAGCAGAGTCGCAACGGCGAGCGCATAATCGGCCACGGCGGCGACACCGAGCTGTTCCACTCGGGGCTGTGGCTGTTCCCCGAGCGCGACCTCGGGGTGTTCGTCTCCTACAACAGCCCCGGCGGTGCCGCCGCTCGCGAGGACTTTTTCGACTCGTTCGTCGACGAATTTTACCCCGCAGAGGGCTCGGAGGCGACCGACCCGCCCGTCGCCGACGCGAGCGGCGAGCCCCCGGCGCTGTCGGCGTTCGAGGGCGTCTACCGACAGACGCGGATGCCCTACACCAGCTACGAGAAGGTCGGCGCGCTCGGGGCCGACTTCCGGGTGCGGGCCGACGGGGACGCCCTCGCGGTGAGTCTCCCCGGGCAGGAGCCCGCCCGGTGGGTCCGGACCGGTCCGACGACGTTCGAGGAGGTCGACGGCGACGGCGAGCTGGGGTTCCGGGTCGAGGACGGCGAGGTCACCTACCTCTTCTTCGACCGCGCGCCGGTCCAGAGCTTCGAGCGGCTCGCGTGGTGGCAGGCGACTCCGGTCCAGCTCGGCCTGCTCGGGGCCGCGCTCGCGCTGTTCGCCACCGCGGTCGTCGCGTGGCCGGTCCTGACCCTCCGGCGCGCGTGGAAGCGCGGGCCGCCCGCGCCGGAGGGACCCCGAACCGCCCGGATGCTGGCGGGGTTCGCCGGACTGCTCGGCCTCGGCTTCGTCGCGGGATTCGCCGGGGTAATCGCGACCGACCAGTCGGTCATCCTCTACGGGTCGGCGCTGCTCGACGCCCTGCTCGTCCTCCCGGCGTTCGTCGCGGTCGCGGCGCTCGGCGCGGTCGCGCTCGCGCTCCTCGCGTGGCGCGAGCGCTACTGGGGTCTGCTCGGGCGAGTCCACTACGCCCTGCTCGCGGTCGCGCTGGTCGTCTTCTGCTGGCAGCTGTACCACTGGAACCTGCTCGGCGGGGCGCTCTGA